One Dama dama isolate Ldn47 chromosome 18, ASM3311817v1, whole genome shotgun sequence DNA window includes the following coding sequences:
- the TCAF2 gene encoding TRPM8 channel-associated factor 2, whose translation MATTPAAAFEALMDGVTSWEVPKGPVPSELLLTGEAAFPVMVNDKGQVLIAASFYGRGRLVVVSHEGYLLDAGLAPFLLNAVRWLSPSAGAPVGVHPSLAPLADILEGSGVEAQVHPEPAEPLEVYCISAYNDTMAAELIQFVKRGGGLLIGGQAWSWASQHGSDKVLSRFPGNQVTSVAGVYFTDTYGDKDCFKVSKKVPKIPLLVRCGEDLRQDQQQLLEGISELDIGTKRLPSQLLVHGALAFPLGLDASLRCFLAAARYGQGRVVLAAHEGILSAPSMGTFLLNAVRWLAKGQTGKVGVNTSLEKLHALLSEHALECSLEPHLTSDVCVYCCTAYSDREAKQLQEFVAEGGGLLIGGHAWWWASQNPSRSVLADFPGNVILNSFGLSILAWTMDPGCFPVPSADSLNYHFRRALSEFQATLNLKGGNLEKNWLAKLKVDGAGFFQIPAEGVPAYASLHRLLRGRLCCSGLPAVSRENPVAGDSCEAVVLCLATELARSGTDCSKLAQALGAWSCGSDLYLSEHTVEIDARNPGGGDAWVSMGLHLPSGQFTEVSVCEAAACAGLKLQIGCHTDNLMSASKLCRAPVVTHQCYMDRTKQSVSSLWGGLLYVIVPTGCNLGPVSITIKRAVPAPYYKLGETSLEAWRSCVQESPAPWGELATDNIILTVPTADLRALEDPEPLLRLWDKMMEAIARLAAQPFPFRRPERIVADVQISAGWMHSGYPIMCHLESVPQLINEMAMRSQGLWGPVHELGHNQQRKKWEFPPHTTEATCNLWSVYVHETVLGIPRAQAHPALSPPKRENRIKTHLENGAPLCSWEVWTALETYLQLQEAFGWEPFTQLFAEYQTLSDIPSDNPGKMNLWVRKFSEKVQKNLAPFFKAWGWPVEKEVASSLACLPEWEGNPMRAYL comes from the exons ATGGCGACAACTCCTGCAGCTGCCTTTGAGGCCCTCATGGATGGAGTGACAAGCTGGGAGGTACCCAAAGGCCCTGTCCCCAGTGAACTCCTTCTCACTGGAGAGGCCGCCTTCCCAGTGATGGTGAACGACAAAGGCCAGGTCCTCATCGCGGCCTCCTTCTATGGCCGAGGCCGCCTGGTGGTGGTGTCCCACGAGGGCTATCTGCTGGATGCCGGCCTGGCCCCGTTTCTTCTCAATGCGGTGCGCTGGCTCTCGCCCTCTGCTGGGGCGCCTGTTGGTGTGCACCCGTCCCTGGCACCCCtggcagacatcctggagggcTCTGGGGTGGAGGCACAGGTTCACCCAGAACCAGCAGAACCCCTGGAGGTTTACTGCATCAGTGCCTACAATGACACCATGGCTGCAGAGCTGATCCAGTTTGTGAAACGTGGCGGGGGCTTGCTCATCGGGGGCCAGGCCTGGTCCTGGGCCAGTCAGCACGGTAGTGACAAGGTGCTGTCCAGGTTCCCAGGGAACCAGGTGACCAGTGTGGCCGGAGTGTACTTCACTGACACCTATGGGGACAAAGACTGCTTCAAGGTCTCCAAGAAGGTGCCCAAGATCCCTCTCCTAGTCAG GTGTGGGGAGGACCTCAGACAGGATCAGCAGCAGCTCCTGGAAGGGATCTCAGAGCTCGACATCGGGACCAAGAGACTCCCCTCGCAGCTGCTGGTGCACGGGGCCCTGGCCTTCCCCCTGGGCTTGGATGCCTCTCTGCGCTGCTTCCTGGCAGCTGCCCGCTATGGCCAGGGCCGGGTGGTCCTGGCTGCCCATGAGGGCATACTCTCTGCTCCCAGTATGGGAACCTTTTTACTCAATGCTGTGCGCTGGCTGGCCAAAGGCCAGACGGGCAAAGTTGGGGTGAATACCAGTCTAGAAAAACTGCACGCCCTGCTGTCGGAGCACGCACTGGAGTGCAGTCTTGAGCCCCATCTGACGAGTGACGTGTGCGTCTACTGCTGTACCGCTTACAGCGACAGGGAGGCTAAGCAGCTGCAGGAGTTTGTGGCCGAGGGTGGGGGCTTGCTGATCGGGGGCCATGCCTGGTGGTGGGCCTCCCAGAACCCCAGCCGCTCCGTGTTGGCTGATTTCCCCGGTAACGTCATACTCAACAGCTTTGGCCTCAGCATCCTAGCTTGGACCATGGACCCGGGCTGTTTCCCAGTCCCTTCCGCCGACAGCCTGAACTACCACTTCCGCAGGGCGCTGTCTGAATTCCAGGCTACCTTGAACCTCAAGGGTGGCAACTTGGAGAAGAATTGGCTGGCGAAACTGAAAGTGGATGGAGCCGGCTTCTTCCAGATTCCCGCGGAGGGGGTCCCTGCCTATGCCTCCCTGCACCGGCTCCTGAGGGGGCGGCTGTGTTGCTCAGGGCTCCCAGCTGTGAGCCGGGAGAACCCGGTGGCCGGCGACTCCTGTGAGGCGGTGGTGCTCTGCCTGGCCACGGAGCTGGCGCGCTCTGGCACTGACTGCTCCAAGCTGGCACAGGCGCTTGGAGCCTGGTCCTGCGGCTCCGACCTGTACCTATCAGAACACACAGTGGAGATCGATGCACGCAACCCAG GCGGCGGTGATGCCTGGGTGAGTATGGGGCTGCACCTCCCAAGTGGACAGTTTACAGAAGTCTCCGTGTGTGAAGCCGCAGCTTGCGCCGGCCTGAAG TTACAGATTGGCTGCCACACCGACAACTTGATGAGTGCCAGCAAGCTGTGTCGAGCCCCTGTGGTGACTCACCAGTGCTATATGGACAGGACCAAGCAGTCGGTCTCCAGCCTCTGGGGCGGCCTTCTCTATGTCATCGTGCCCACGGGCTGTAACCTGGGGCCCGTGTCCATCACCATCAAGAGGGCTGTGCCTGCCCCGTATTACAAGCTGG GTGAGACATCGCTGGAGGCGTGGAGGAGCTGTGTTCAGGAGAGCCCGGCTCCCTGGGGAGAGCTGGCGACAGACAACATCATCTTGACGGTGCCGACTGCGGACCTCCGGGCCCTGGAGGACCCAGAGCCCTTGCTCCGCCTCTGGGACAAGATGATGGAGGCTATAGCCAGGCTGGCGGCCCAGCCCTTCCCTTTCCGCCGTCCAGAGAGGATTGTTGCTGATGTGCAGATCTCAGCCG GCTGGATGCACTCGGGCTACCCCATCATGTGCCACCTGGAGTCCGTGCCGCAGCTCATCAATGAGATGGCCATGAGAAGCCAAGGGCTCTGGGGCCCCGTGCACGAGCTGGGGCACAACCAGCAGCGGAAGAAGTGGGAGTTCCCCCCGCACACCACCGAGGCCACCTGCAACCTGTGGTCGGTCTATGTGCACGAGACGGTCCTGGGCATCCCCAGGGCTCAGGCCCACCCAGCTCTGAGCCCTCCAAAACGGGAGAATAGGATCAAAACGCACCTGGAAAATGGAGCCCCTCTGTGCAGCTGGGAAGTGTGGACAGCTCTGGAAACATATCTGCAG